A stretch of the Halomonas sp. CH40 genome encodes the following:
- a CDS encoding ABC transporter permease, with translation MIPTIPTSRALNVIWASYVVLFFIYLALPLLVVATFAFNDSQFPSLPWEGFTLNWFFGDSDPKIGVFHEHSILGAIGTSTLVGVSVATLSVAVGTSNAFLFNRYKFRGRGVLYVLMLLPLVVPGIVLGISILVFSSTLANGLWEVANIDAQLLRPGLALVILGQFSFITTIATLVISARLQKFDITLEEAALNLGANRLTAVRTITIPFLMPAIAGAAVVAFLMSFENFNTTLMLVGSDAPLTIAMFDRLKEGSTPLLNAVSLMLMIGSSLLALILIAFQKRG, from the coding sequence ATGATACCAACGATTCCCACATCTCGTGCGCTCAACGTCATCTGGGCGAGCTACGTTGTCCTCTTTTTCATCTACCTGGCACTGCCTTTGCTGGTCGTTGCCACTTTTGCGTTCAATGACAGTCAGTTCCCGTCTTTGCCTTGGGAGGGGTTCACGCTCAACTGGTTCTTTGGCGATAGTGATCCTAAAATCGGTGTGTTTCACGAACACAGCATCCTTGGTGCCATCGGGACTTCGACCCTTGTCGGTGTTTCCGTGGCTACCCTCTCGGTTGCTGTTGGCACGTCTAATGCATTTCTCTTTAATCGTTACAAGTTTCGCGGGCGCGGGGTGCTGTATGTGTTAATGCTGTTGCCGCTAGTGGTGCCCGGTATCGTGCTTGGTATTTCCATTCTGGTGTTTTCCTCGACCTTAGCCAACGGGCTGTGGGAAGTGGCGAATATCGACGCGCAACTCCTGCGGCCAGGCCTTGCGCTGGTTATTCTGGGGCAGTTTTCTTTCATCACCACTATCGCCACACTGGTCATCTCGGCACGATTGCAGAAGTTTGATATCACACTCGAAGAAGCAGCGTTGAACCTTGGAGCAAACCGCCTGACGGCCGTGCGTACCATTACTATTCCTTTTTTGATGCCCGCCATTGCCGGTGCGGCGGTTGTTGCCTTTCTCATGAGCTTCGAGAATTTTAACACCACGCTAATGCTGGTTGGGTCGGACGCACCATTGACCATTGCTATGTTTGACCGTCTGAAAGAAGGCTCGACTCCTCTGCTTAACGCCGTCTCGTTGATGCTGATGATCGGTTCGTCCCTTCTTGCACTGATCCTGATCGCCTTCCAAAAGCGTGGTTAA
- a CDS encoding ABC transporter permease produces the protein MANSARLGFILLLMPLLLWLILLILIPHIDMLMLSLRERVGVGEYAVSLANYTTILTEPLYMRTFMRTAVMAIMATLITLLIAFPVSYYIAKMVRGRARSILFLLCLIPFWVSELVRTFGWMILLRETGVISQFLQWSGAVSGPVEMLYNDAAIMTGLVYTSMLFMVVPLVTTLDSLDDAVIEAGYDLGGSGWSVMREIVIPHPVPGIVSGCIVVFMLSLGNYLTPTMLGGKDSLWFTEMIYSQFIVRFNWELGATFGFMLLAASSFIVWAMLRLTGQTLERTMG, from the coding sequence ATGGCTAATAGCGCTCGCCTTGGTTTTATCCTACTGTTGATGCCACTCCTGCTCTGGCTGATTCTGCTGATCCTGATTCCCCATATCGACATGCTGATGCTCAGTTTGCGCGAGCGTGTAGGCGTTGGCGAATACGCGGTCAGCCTTGCCAACTACACAACAATCTTGACTGAACCGCTTTATATGCGCACCTTTATGCGCACAGCTGTGATGGCGATCATGGCGACACTCATCACTCTCTTGATTGCTTTTCCGGTTTCCTACTACATTGCCAAGATGGTGCGGGGTCGCGCACGCTCGATTCTCTTTTTGCTGTGCCTCATTCCCTTCTGGGTCTCCGAGCTAGTGCGCACCTTCGGGTGGATGATTCTGTTGCGTGAGACGGGTGTAATCTCGCAATTCTTGCAATGGTCAGGCGCCGTGTCGGGGCCGGTCGAAATGCTGTATAACGATGCGGCTATCATGACGGGCCTAGTCTATACTTCGATGCTGTTCATGGTTGTTCCGCTGGTGACAACGCTTGATAGCCTTGACGATGCGGTGATCGAAGCGGGCTATGATCTGGGTGGTTCGGGCTGGTCTGTTATGCGTGAGATCGTGATCCCCCATCCGGTGCCCGGCATCGTATCGGGCTGCATTGTTGTCTTTATGCTAAGTCTTGGTAATTATCTGACCCCTACTATGCTAGGCGGCAAGGACAGCCTTTGGTTTACTGAGATGATCTATTCGCAGTTTATCGTGCGCTTCAATTGGGAGCTGGGGGCCACTTTCGGCTTCATGCTGTTGGCAGCGTCGTCTTTCATTGTTTGGGCGATGTTGCGCCTAACGGGCCAGACGTTAGAAAGGACGATGGGCTGA
- a CDS encoding HigA family addiction module antitoxin — protein sequence MVRIPTHRQPSHPGEMLVEEFLRPMHITQRQLADAIHVPYQRVNELVNQKRGITPSTALRLARFFGISADFWLNLQVRWDLYKTQQAEEDELAEIQDVTHWQKVV from the coding sequence ATGGTCCGCATTCCTACACATAGGCAGCCGAGTCATCCTGGCGAAATGCTGGTAGAGGAGTTCCTGCGTCCAATGCACATTACGCAGCGCCAGCTAGCAGATGCTATTCATGTTCCTTATCAAAGAGTTAATGAATTAGTTAATCAGAAGCGTGGTATTACGCCTAGCACTGCGCTGCGTTTGGCTCGGTTCTTTGGTATCTCAGCCGATTTCTGGTTGAACCTGCAGGTCAGGTGGGATCTCTATAAGACGCAACAAGCCGAAGAGGATGAATTGGCGGAAATTCAAGATGTCACGCACTGGCAAAAGGTTGTTTAA
- a CDS encoding IS4 family transposase, protein MQAPRFLHNWLTSALPSIHAKRLQALLDTVGALLTDRRLGLTALGRALPGPVAPRHTIKRVDRLLGNHHLHEERPLFYWLVANVLIGHMTRPLILVDWSPIDHYGQQFLLRAAIPFAGRSLPIFEKVHHKNGCAYCEAYLLEAIARLLPEGATPVLVTDAGFRNPWFRAVEKRGWYYVGRVRSPTHYQASGAAWQAVSSLFQQATSVPSALGEVQIARSNPLTTQMVLYHQSPKGRKDRNKRGQASQDSASRAIARRQEEPWVLVTNLPKRSTQAKKVVAIYRQRMQIEEGFRDVKSPLFGLGFGMHQSRQGRRIEILLLIAMLANMAMMVAGLGVKTRGQQKHYQSNSINHRNVLSVWRLGLEWRKRP, encoded by the coding sequence ATGCAGGCCCCACGATTCTTACACAATTGGCTCACATCAGCACTCCCCTCAATACATGCCAAACGTCTTCAAGCACTTCTGGATACGGTGGGTGCCTTGCTGACGGATCGTCGATTGGGGTTAACAGCGCTCGGGCGTGCTTTGCCAGGGCCGGTAGCGCCTCGGCATACCATTAAGCGCGTCGACCGGCTATTGGGCAACCACCATTTGCACGAGGAGCGCCCCTTGTTTTATTGGCTGGTGGCTAATGTGTTGATCGGTCATATGACACGTCCCCTGATTCTGGTCGATTGGTCGCCTATCGATCATTATGGGCAGCAATTTTTGCTGCGTGCTGCTATCCCCTTTGCCGGGCGCTCATTGCCGATCTTTGAAAAGGTTCATCACAAAAATGGATGTGCGTATTGCGAAGCGTATCTATTAGAAGCCATTGCCCGCCTGTTGCCTGAAGGGGCAACGCCTGTGCTGGTGACCGATGCCGGTTTTCGTAACCCGTGGTTTCGCGCTGTAGAGAAGCGTGGCTGGTATTACGTCGGGCGTGTACGTAGCCCCACCCATTATCAGGCATCCGGTGCAGCGTGGCAGGCGGTCAGTTCATTGTTTCAGCAAGCCACCTCGGTACCCAGTGCCCTTGGAGAAGTTCAGATAGCGCGCAGCAACCCACTGACGACTCAGATGGTGCTCTATCACCAATCGCCCAAGGGGCGTAAAGATCGTAACAAGCGTGGACAGGCCTCTCAGGACAGTGCGAGCAGAGCCATCGCCCGCCGTCAGGAAGAACCCTGGGTATTGGTCACTAATCTGCCGAAGCGCTCGACACAGGCGAAAAAAGTGGTCGCCATCTACCGGCAACGAATGCAGATCGAAGAAGGTTTTCGCGACGTCAAAAGCCCCCTTTTTGGGCTGGGCTTTGGTATGCATCAATCGCGTCAGGGCAGGCGTATCGAGATCCTGCTGCTGATCGCGATGTTGGCCAATATGGCGATGATGGTCGCTGGCCTGGGCGTGAAAACCAGAGGGCAGCAGAAACACTACCAGAGCAACAGTATCAATCATCGCAATGTTTTATCGGTATGGCGCCTTGGGCTGGAATGGCGTAAGCGCCCTTAA
- the luxS gene encoding S-ribosylhomocysteine lyase: MPLLDSFTVDHTIMEAPAVRVAKTMQSPSGDTITVFDLRFNKPNKDIMGEKGIHTLEHLFAGFMREHLNGDNIEIIDISPMGCRTGFYMSLLGTPSEQDVADAWIAAMQDVLNVKRMEDIPELNEYQCGTYTMHSLDEAQQIAQSIIDHGIGVNHNEDLAMSPEQLKALGNHA; the protein is encoded by the coding sequence ATGCCTCTTCTCGACAGCTTTACCGTAGACCACACCATTATGGAAGCCCCGGCCGTCCGCGTTGCCAAGACCATGCAATCGCCCTCCGGTGACACCATTACCGTCTTTGATCTGCGCTTCAACAAGCCGAACAAGGACATCATGGGCGAAAAGGGTATTCATACTCTGGAGCATCTATTTGCCGGTTTCATGCGTGAGCACCTTAACGGTGACAACATCGAGATCATTGATATCTCACCCATGGGCTGCCGTACCGGCTTCTACATGAGCCTGCTGGGCACCCCGAGCGAGCAGGACGTTGCCGACGCCTGGATTGCGGCCATGCAGGATGTGCTTAACGTCAAACGTATGGAAGACATCCCTGAGCTCAACGAGTATCAGTGCGGCACTTATACAATGCACTCACTGGACGAAGCCCAGCAGATTGCCCAGAGCATTATTGATCATGGCATTGGCGTTAATCATAACGAAGACCTGGCCATGAGCCCCGAACAGCTCAAGGCGCTGGGCAACCACGCCTGA
- a CDS encoding extracellular solute-binding protein, producing MKTIMLALTAGVVSTVVMTSTASAETLRLLTWGGYAPEDVIEKFEAETGHTVEVTMSNNEEMIAKLRATGGSGFDLAQPSQDRIAGPQAEFGIYKPMDMSRINEDLFIPSMLEATKANTTVDGEVYGVSHVWGTSGLIVNGAEAEGVTDYTDLCDPALEGKVSYRLKRPTLIGFAYSMGLDPFAAYGDEAAYTEIMNQVEAKLVECKPVVKTYWDGGDELINLVRSGEVVAAMAWDTGGWKLNADNADINFVAPASGALGWIDTFVLPAKGRADNAAYDWINFVMQPEVSAMITASAGNFTASAGADEFASDKIKAQYQASFPPEAVNNIKWYPPVPAGLEAIEGGVLDRVKAAQ from the coding sequence ATGAAAACCATCATGCTTGCACTGACCGCAGGTGTTGTTAGCACTGTGGTGATGACGTCTACTGCCAGCGCCGAAACGCTGCGTCTTTTGACTTGGGGCGGCTACGCGCCTGAAGATGTCATCGAGAAATTTGAGGCCGAGACGGGCCACACCGTCGAAGTGACCATGTCCAATAATGAGGAAATGATCGCTAAACTGCGCGCCACCGGTGGCAGTGGTTTTGACCTTGCCCAGCCTAGCCAGGACCGTATCGCGGGCCCGCAAGCTGAATTCGGCATCTACAAACCGATGGATATGAGCCGGATCAATGAAGACCTGTTCATTCCCTCTATGCTTGAAGCGACGAAAGCCAACACTACCGTCGATGGCGAAGTCTATGGTGTTTCGCACGTCTGGGGCACCAGCGGCCTGATTGTCAATGGCGCAGAAGCTGAAGGTGTGACGGATTACACCGACCTTTGCGATCCCGCACTCGAAGGCAAAGTCTCTTACCGCCTCAAGCGTCCGACACTGATTGGTTTTGCTTACTCAATGGGGCTCGACCCCTTTGCCGCCTATGGTGACGAGGCGGCTTATACCGAGATCATGAACCAAGTCGAGGCCAAGCTTGTTGAGTGTAAGCCGGTTGTTAAAACCTACTGGGACGGTGGTGACGAGCTGATCAATCTGGTGCGCTCCGGCGAAGTAGTCGCTGCAATGGCATGGGACACTGGCGGCTGGAAACTGAACGCAGACAATGCTGACATCAATTTCGTCGCCCCTGCTTCAGGCGCTCTGGGCTGGATCGACACCTTTGTTCTGCCTGCTAAAGGTAGGGCTGATAATGCGGCCTATGACTGGATCAACTTTGTCATGCAGCCCGAGGTGTCGGCGATGATCACCGCATCCGCCGGTAACTTTACGGCATCGGCTGGCGCGGATGAATTCGCATCCGATAAGATTAAAGCCCAATATCAGGCCAGCTTCCCACCCGAAGCCGTTAATAACATTAAATGGTATCCCCCGGTGCCTGCTGGTCTCGAAGCGATTGAAGGTGGCGTGCTGGACCGAGTGAAAGCCGCTCAGTAA
- a CDS encoding IS66 family transposase — MKKHPEVSSQLPDLSGLSAAEVVALVAGLQQQVTAQQTALQQRNLYIQLLEEKLRLQRIQQFAARSEKSANQAHLFDETELEADIEALRDQLPDDVEEQDAPRPSRQRRQRGFSDTLVRERIELTLSEEEKVGATKTFFAKVKEELQFIPAQLKVLEYWQEKAVFPLEGNDHLLTAERPVHPLGKCTASTSLLAYVITSKYADGLPLYRLEGMFKRLGHAVSRTQMANWIIRLNDVFTPLITLMREVQNSSAYLQADETRLQVLKEDGKTAQSDKWMWVTRGGPPDQPSVLFAYDPSRGGSVPVRLLDDFSGILQADGYAGYGQVCRANGITRIGCWDHARRKFVEASKAAKVNAKGKGATPAKAEVGLSHINKLYAIERQIKDLSEVERYRVRQELSLPRLEAFKAWLEANVTRVMKGSLTRQAMEYTLNQWDFLIGYCARGDLHISNVLAENAIRPFAVGRRAWLFADTSRGAHASATCYSLIETAKANGLEPAAYIHYVLEHIATADTLEALETLLPWNVNLAPAEKK; from the coding sequence ATGAAAAAGCACCCCGAAGTCTCCTCCCAACTGCCTGATCTCAGTGGCCTCTCCGCCGCTGAGGTAGTGGCTCTTGTGGCGGGGCTTCAGCAACAGGTGACGGCTCAACAGACGGCGTTACAGCAACGTAATCTCTATATTCAATTGCTCGAAGAGAAGCTGCGCTTGCAGCGCATTCAGCAGTTCGCCGCGCGCAGTGAAAAGTCTGCGAACCAGGCTCATCTGTTCGATGAGACGGAGTTGGAAGCTGACATCGAGGCGCTACGCGATCAGTTACCCGACGATGTCGAAGAGCAAGACGCGCCGCGTCCCTCACGTCAACGTCGCCAACGTGGCTTCTCCGACACTCTGGTCCGTGAGCGTATTGAGCTTACGCTCAGCGAAGAAGAAAAAGTCGGGGCGACCAAGACCTTCTTCGCCAAGGTAAAAGAAGAGCTTCAGTTCATCCCCGCGCAGCTGAAAGTCCTCGAATACTGGCAGGAAAAAGCGGTGTTCCCGCTTGAGGGCAACGACCATCTCCTTACTGCGGAGCGTCCGGTTCATCCGCTAGGCAAGTGCACGGCGTCGACGTCACTGCTAGCGTACGTGATCACCTCCAAGTACGCAGACGGTTTGCCGCTGTACCGCTTGGAAGGCATGTTCAAGCGGTTAGGCCACGCTGTTAGCCGCACGCAGATGGCCAACTGGATCATCCGCCTGAATGACGTCTTCACGCCCTTGATCACGCTGATGCGCGAAGTGCAAAACAGCAGCGCGTATCTGCAAGCCGATGAAACGCGGCTGCAAGTGCTCAAGGAAGACGGCAAGACCGCTCAGTCAGATAAATGGATGTGGGTCACCCGAGGTGGCCCACCGGATCAACCGTCGGTGCTCTTTGCCTACGACCCGTCCCGCGGCGGCAGCGTGCCGGTGCGCCTACTCGACGACTTCTCAGGGATCCTGCAGGCCGATGGCTACGCCGGTTACGGCCAGGTATGCCGTGCCAACGGCATTACCCGCATTGGCTGTTGGGACCATGCGCGACGCAAGTTCGTGGAAGCGTCTAAGGCAGCCAAGGTCAACGCGAAAGGCAAGGGCGCCACGCCGGCCAAGGCCGAGGTAGGGCTTAGCCATATCAACAAACTCTACGCCATCGAACGGCAGATCAAGGATCTCAGCGAAGTGGAACGCTACCGTGTCCGCCAGGAGCTGAGCCTTCCGCGTCTTGAGGCCTTCAAGGCTTGGCTAGAGGCTAATGTTACCCGCGTCATGAAAGGCAGCCTGACGCGTCAGGCGATGGAATATACGCTGAACCAATGGGACTTCCTCATCGGCTATTGTGCGCGCGGCGACCTGCATATCAGTAATGTTCTGGCAGAAAACGCCATTCGCCCGTTTGCCGTTGGTCGAAGAGCCTGGCTGTTCGCGGATACCTCCCGCGGCGCTCACGCCAGTGCCACCTGTTATTCACTCATCGAAACGGCAAAAGCCAATGGCTTGGAGCCTGCTGCCTATATCCATTATGTGCTGGAGCACATCGCCACCGCTGATACGTTAGAGGCACTGGAAACGCTGCTGCCCTGGAACGTGAACTTGGCGCCCGCCGAAAAAAAGTGA
- a CDS encoding zinc ABC transporter substrate-binding protein has protein sequence MAAFSRCSASNSQTKQSERNAETYQSNATQAKADLLGLQMALEEQFAEQPTPRFVVFHDAYQYFEQRFDVPSEGAISLGDASDPSPARIEALQQHVRENAIQCVFSEPQFNSAMVENVFADTPAVMGVIDPLGVELPLGPTLYNQLLRQLADALEQCSVQQEETS, from the coding sequence ATGGCCGCATTCAGCAGATGTTCGGCCTCAAACAGCCAAACGAAACAGTCTGAAAGGAATGCCGAGACCTATCAGAGCAATGCCACTCAGGCAAAAGCCGACCTGCTAGGCTTGCAGATGGCGCTGGAAGAGCAGTTTGCTGAACAACCCACGCCGCGCTTTGTGGTCTTCCATGATGCCTACCAGTATTTTGAGCAGCGTTTTGATGTGCCCTCGGAAGGTGCGATTTCACTGGGCGATGCCTCCGACCCTAGCCCGGCACGGATTGAAGCGCTCCAGCAACATGTGCGCGAAAATGCTATTCAGTGCGTGTTCAGTGAGCCGCAGTTCAACTCAGCGATGGTGGAAAATGTCTTCGCTGATACCCCCGCCGTGATGGGCGTGATCGACCCTCTGGGCGTTGAGCTGCCGCTTGGGCCAACATTGTATAACCAGTTGCTGCGCCAACTGGCTGATGCGCTAGAACAATGCAGCGTGCAGCAGGAAGAGACATCGTGA
- the tnpB gene encoding IS66 family insertion sequence element accessory protein TnpB (TnpB, as the term is used for proteins encoded by IS66 family insertion elements, is considered an accessory protein, since TnpC, encoded by a neighboring gene, is a DDE family transposase.) → MPEIYLYRAPVDFRKQANGLALLVEQELGHNPFSGALYAFTNRQRNKIKCLMWEDNGFVLYYKALAEERFKWPGPSDDVMALTGEQINWLLDGYDITLMRGHKTLHYDSVG, encoded by the coding sequence ATGCCCGAGATCTACCTGTACCGCGCACCGGTCGATTTTCGCAAGCAAGCCAACGGCCTGGCGTTACTGGTGGAGCAAGAACTGGGACACAACCCCTTTAGCGGGGCGCTGTATGCCTTTACTAACCGGCAGCGAAATAAAATCAAGTGCCTGATGTGGGAAGACAATGGCTTCGTGCTCTACTACAAGGCGCTGGCCGAGGAGCGCTTCAAGTGGCCCGGCCCCTCGGATGACGTTATGGCGTTGACTGGCGAGCAGATCAACTGGCTGTTGGATGGCTACGATATCACCCTGATGCGCGGCCATAAAACACTGCATTACGACAGCGTCGGATAG
- a CDS encoding OsmC domain/YcaO domain-containing protein, translating into MEIKVNYLDNLRLEAKFDDFSVISDQPIRYKGDGSAPGPFDYFLASSAMCAAYFVKVYCNARDIPTENIRLSQNNIVDPENRYKQIFKIQIELPEDISEKDRQGMLRSIDRCTVKKVVQTGPEFVIETVDNIDEDAQALLMGAPEGGETYIEGKDKPLEETITTMSGLLADLGMKIEIASWRNIVPNVWSLHIRDAAAPMCFTNGKGATKEAALCSALGEFIERLSCNFFYNDQYFGPEIAGSQFVHYPNERWFQPGPNDELPEGLLDEHCLAIYNPEGELRGSHLIDTNSGRADRGIVALPFTRQSDDETVYFPSNLIENLFLSNGMSAGNTLAEAEVQCLSEIFERAVKREILEQELTLPDVPAEVLARFPGIVAGIEALEAQGFPVLVKDASLGGQFPVMCVTLMNPRTGGVFASFGAHPSFEVALERSLTELLQGRSFEGLNDLPLPTFNSQTVSEPNNFVEHFIDSVGVVSWRFFSARADFDFCDWDFSGSTQEEADTLFGIFEDLEAEVYVAVHEDLGAPVCRILVPGYSEVYPLEDLIMDNTNKALAFREDILNLHRLDDEQLAALLERLEDSEVDEHSDIITLIGIEFDENTVWGQLTLLELKLLIHLALQDHEAALEYVQMFLQYNDNTVERGLFYQAVNAVLEIVLDDELALDDYLPNLTRMFGEATMSAVVGSVAGEVRFFGLEPTSMALEGLERHQRLIESYQKLHVARAAQVRGQMRA; encoded by the coding sequence ATGGAAATTAAAGTCAACTATCTCGATAACCTGCGTCTGGAAGCGAAGTTTGACGACTTCAGCGTTATTTCCGACCAGCCGATTCGCTATAAGGGCGATGGCTCGGCGCCGGGGCCGTTCGATTATTTTCTGGCGTCGTCCGCCATGTGCGCGGCGTATTTCGTCAAGGTGTACTGCAACGCCCGGGATATTCCCACCGAGAATATCCGCCTGTCCCAGAACAACATTGTCGACCCGGAAAACCGCTACAAGCAGATCTTCAAGATCCAGATCGAGCTGCCGGAGGATATTTCCGAGAAAGACCGCCAGGGCATGCTGCGCTCGATTGACCGCTGCACGGTGAAGAAGGTAGTGCAGACCGGGCCGGAGTTTGTCATCGAGACGGTCGACAATATCGACGAGGACGCCCAGGCGCTGCTGATGGGCGCGCCAGAGGGTGGCGAGACCTATATCGAAGGCAAGGACAAACCGCTGGAAGAGACCATCACCACCATGAGCGGCCTGCTGGCGGATCTGGGCATGAAGATCGAGATTGCTTCCTGGCGCAATATCGTGCCCAACGTCTGGTCGTTGCATATCCGCGATGCTGCCGCGCCGATGTGCTTTACCAACGGCAAGGGCGCGACCAAGGAAGCCGCCTTGTGTTCAGCCTTGGGCGAGTTTATCGAGCGCCTGAGCTGTAACTTCTTCTACAACGATCAGTATTTTGGGCCGGAAATCGCGGGCAGTCAGTTTGTCCACTACCCCAACGAGCGCTGGTTCCAGCCAGGGCCGAATGACGAACTGCCGGAAGGGCTGCTGGATGAGCACTGCCTGGCGATCTACAACCCGGAAGGCGAGCTGCGCGGCTCGCACCTGATCGATACCAATTCCGGCCGCGCCGACCGCGGCATTGTTGCACTGCCGTTTACCCGCCAATCCGACGACGAGACGGTGTATTTCCCCTCCAACCTGATTGAGAACCTGTTTCTCAGCAACGGCATGAGCGCGGGCAATACCCTAGCAGAAGCCGAAGTGCAGTGTCTGTCAGAGATTTTCGAGCGGGCGGTCAAACGGGAAATTCTGGAGCAGGAACTGACCCTGCCCGATGTGCCGGCTGAGGTGCTGGCCCGCTTCCCTGGCATCGTGGCAGGTATCGAGGCGCTTGAGGCTCAGGGCTTCCCGGTGCTGGTCAAGGATGCCTCCCTGGGCGGGCAGTTCCCGGTGATGTGCGTGACCCTAATGAACCCGCGTACCGGCGGGGTGTTTGCCTCTTTTGGCGCGCATCCAAGCTTTGAAGTGGCGCTGGAACGCAGCCTGACCGAGCTGTTGCAGGGGCGCAGTTTTGAAGGCCTGAACGATTTGCCGCTGCCGACCTTCAACTCCCAGACCGTCAGCGAGCCGAACAACTTTGTTGAGCACTTTATTGATTCCGTGGGCGTGGTGTCCTGGCGCTTCTTCAGCGCCCGGGCGGATTTCGATTTCTGCGACTGGGACTTCTCCGGCTCCACTCAGGAAGAAGCGGACACCCTGTTCGGCATTTTTGAAGACCTTGAAGCCGAAGTCTATGTGGCCGTGCACGAAGACCTGGGGGCGCCAGTCTGCCGTATTCTGGTGCCGGGGTATTCAGAGGTCTACCCGCTGGAAGACCTGATCATGGATAACACCAATAAGGCGCTGGCGTTTCGTGAGGATATCCTCAATCTGCATCGTCTGGATGATGAGCAGCTGGCAGCACTGCTGGAACGCCTGGAAGACAGCGAGGTGGATGAACATAGCGATATCATCACCCTGATTGGCATCGAGTTTGACGAAAATACCGTCTGGGGTCAGCTGACCCTGCTCGAGCTCAAGCTGCTGATCCATCTGGCACTTCAGGACCATGAAGCGGCGCTGGAGTATGTGCAGATGTTCCTGCAGTACAACGACAACACCGTTGAGCGCGGGCTTTTCTACCAGGCGGTAAATGCGGTGCTGGAAATTGTCCTTGATGATGAGCTGGCGTTGGATGATTACTTGCCTAATCTGACACGCATGTTTGGTGAAGCCACCATGTCAGCAGTGGTGGGATCGGTCGCGGGTGAGGTGCGCTTCTTTGGTCTGGAACCCACCAGCATGGCGCTGGAAGGGTTGGAGCGCCACCAGCGCCTGATCGAAAGCTATCAAAAACTCCATGTGGCACGGGCGGCCCAGGTAAGAGGTCAGATGAGAGCCTAG
- a CDS encoding ABC transporter ATP-binding protein, producing MTVARDDARTQVYDLECTNLTRRFGDTLAVDDVSFSVPAGSFFSILGPSGCGKTTIMRMIAGFLEPSTGDIAIKGRSVLNAPPNKRPVNMVFQHLALFPMMNIEDNIGYGLRRAGNSNAEIAQKVDEVLDRIGLRGIGKRRTDELSGGQKQRVAIARCMVLEPDVLLLDEPLGALDLKLRERMKVELKSLQAAFDTTFVYITHDQSEALVMSDSIAVMNEGKFEQIGSGQDLYYRPQTSFVASFVGDSNAWCGKVLRVEGNTVELRTDTGLIMRAATKSATTKGADVKIFVRPEAIRIGRCSDDLAQFDNRISGRVGSLLFNGAASRIIVTCDKSGGEVEVTLPQSGEFTDLQRGDFIHIGWAADQANCFDAREG from the coding sequence ATGACTGTTGCCCGCGATGATGCCCGCACCCAGGTTTACGATCTTGAATGCACCAATCTGACACGCCGTTTTGGCGATACGCTGGCAGTCGATGATGTGTCGTTTTCGGTACCCGCTGGTTCGTTTTTCTCGATCCTGGGTCCCTCAGGCTGTGGCAAGACAACGATCATGCGCATGATTGCGGGTTTTCTTGAACCGTCAACCGGCGACATTGCGATCAAGGGGCGTTCGGTTCTCAATGCCCCACCCAACAAGCGCCCAGTCAATATGGTGTTCCAGCATCTCGCTCTCTTTCCGATGATGAATATCGAGGACAACATTGGCTATGGTTTGCGCCGGGCCGGAAATTCAAATGCCGAGATCGCCCAAAAGGTCGATGAAGTGCTCGATCGCATCGGCTTGCGCGGTATCGGCAAGCGAAGAACGGATGAGTTATCAGGTGGACAGAAACAACGTGTTGCTATTGCTCGCTGCATGGTGCTTGAACCTGATGTGCTGCTGCTCGACGAGCCGCTGGGGGCGCTGGATCTTAAGCTGCGTGAGCGTATGAAGGTCGAGTTGAAGTCCCTGCAAGCTGCCTTTGATACCACTTTTGTTTACATTACCCACGACCAATCCGAGGCGCTGGTAATGTCCGACAGCATCGCAGTGATGAACGAAGGCAAGTTCGAACAGATCGGCAGCGGTCAGGATCTCTACTACCGCCCACAGACGTCTTTCGTTGCCAGCTTCGTAGGTGACAGTAATGCCTGGTGCGGTAAGGTTCTGCGCGTCGAGGGAAACACCGTCGAGCTGCGTACCGATACCGGCTTGATCATGCGCGCGGCCACTAAGAGCGCGACCACTAAAGGGGCAGATGTAAAAATTTTCGTACGCCCCGAGGCGATTCGCATCGGCCGCTGTTCCGATGATCTGGCCCAATTCGATAATCGGATTTCAGGCAGGGTCGGCAGCCTGCTGTTCAACGGTGCTGCCAGCCGCATCATCGTGACATGCGACAAGAGCGGCGGCGAGGTCGAAGTCACCCTGCCTCAATCGGGTGAATTCACCGATCTGCAACGTGGCGACTTCATTCATATCGGCTGGGCTGCTGATCAGGCCAATTGCTTTGATGCAAGGGAGGGCTGA